A stretch of the Cervus canadensis isolate Bull #8, Minnesota chromosome 16, ASM1932006v1, whole genome shotgun sequence genome encodes the following:
- the SRD5A1 gene encoding 3-oxo-5-alpha-steroid 4-dehydrogenase 1 gives MELAERFLLDALAYLECALGVVCYVLLKLRGSPYGRYASPGSAFGLPARAAWAVQELPSLALPLLACAGAGAPAERLNRWPNCILLAMFLVHYAQRTLVFPFLIRGGKPTPLYAFLLAFIFCTYNGYLQSRYLSQYAVYADDWLRDPRFLTGSALWLTGMLINIHSDHVLRNLRKPGETGYKIPRGGLFEYISAANYFGEVVEWCGYALASWSIQGWAFAVFTFCVLFTRAQQHHKWYHEKFEDYPKFRKIMIPFLV, from the exons ATGGAGCTGGCCGAGCGGTTCCTGCTGGACGCGCTCGCCTACCTGGAATGCGCCCTGGGCGTCGTGTGCtatgtgctgctgaagctgcGGGGCTCGCCCTACGGGCGCTACGCGTCGCCCGGCTCCGCCTTTGGGCTGCCGGCGCGGGCCGCCTGGGCGGTGCAGGAGCTGCCCTCGCTGGCCCTGCCGCTCCTCGCGTGCGCGGGCGCGGGCGCGCCGGCCGAGCGCCTCAACCGCTGGCCCAACTGCATCCTCCTGGCCATGTTCCTGGTCCACTATGCGCAACG GACCTTGGTTTTCCCCTTTCTGATCCGAGGAGGGAAGCCCACGCCGCTGTACGCCTTCCTGTTGGCGTTCATCTTCTGCACCTATAACGGCTATCTGCAGAGCAGGTATCTGAGTCAGTACGCAGTGTACGCGGACGACTGGCTCAGAGACCCCCGGTTTCTAACAG GTTCCGCCTTATGGTTGACAGGCATGCTAATTAACATCCATTCAGATCATGTCCTAAGGAACCTCAGGAAACCAGGGGAGACTGGCTATAAAATACCAAGAG GGGGCTTGTTTGAATACATATCTGCAGCCAACTACTTTGGAGAAGTCGTGGAGTGGTGTGGCTACGCCCTCGCCAGCTGGTCCATTCAGGGCTGGGCTTTTGCTGTGTTCACCTTCTGTGTCCTGTTCACCAGGGCTCAGCAACATCACAA GTGGTACCATGAGAAATTTGAAGATTAtccaaaattcagaaaaatcatGATTCCGTTTTTGGTTTAA